The region TGGATACGCAGGTATTACATTGTTTGAAGACAAGCATGTTGCTGTAAATATTCATGCGGTAAATACAACGTCACATTCGGTAAATACAAATATGAGTCATGTTGTGTCATCCGGCCGTTATCAAGTGGTGATGGGATGCTTTAGTGTAAAAGCCAATGCACGCAAAATGATTAAAAAATTAGCCGCTGAAAATTTAAACGCTACAATAAGCGGTACTAATGCAAAAGGCATGTATGTGGTAAGTAGCGGCGGATTCGATGATAAAGAAAGCGCGGTTAATTTGCTCCAATCTATCAAATCAAAATACCCATCCGCTTGGGTTATGACTCAGGAGTAGTCGAATTTTTTTCCGATTTTTTCTTTCCTTCCTTATCACGCATGTTTTTGTAAATGGTCACAAATGCCATGAGTAATGCAGCGAAAATAAATAAGCCTAACAAGCTCCACACTAAACTTCCGGTTGATTTTACAACAACTAAGAAAACGATGCCCACTAAAAACACAGTGGCCAATTCATTATACAATCGCAATTGAAAAGAGTTCCATTTGAAAATCCCGGTACGTTGTTTGTTAAACAACATATGGCATTGCAAATGATAGAGTACTAAAAAGCCTACAAAAATCAATTTAAGCCACATCCACGGTTGTGTGAGGTAATAACTCCAGTTTAAAAACAACATCCAAAATCCAAACACCAAAGAGCCTATTGCACCCGGCCATCCAATGATGTACCATAGTTTACGTTGCATGGTAAGCAATTGTTCGGTGATGATTGTTTTTTCGTTATCAGGTTTGTTTTGCGCTTCGGTGGTATAAATAAATAAGCGCACCATATAAAACAGGGCGGCGAACCAGGTAACTACAAAAACAATGTGTAATGATTTAATATATAAGAAATCCATAGCGCTTATTTAAAACAAAGGTAGTAATTTAGCATCATAAAACAGAAACAGCCATGAAGCCAAAGTTTGCGCGCGAATCCCTAACCATTAATACAGAGGTGGTATTACCAAACGATACAAATCACGTTGGAAATTTATTTGGTGGTAAGTTAATGCAGTGGGTAGATATTTCCGCAGCGATTGCAGCGCAAAGACATTGCGGCAGAGTGGTGGTAACCGCTTCCATCAATCATGTTTCGTTTGATAATCCAATTAAACAAAACAGCATTGTAACGTTTGAAGCAAAAGTAAGCCGTGCGTTTAACAGTAGTATGGAAGTGTTTGTGGATGTTTGGGTAGAGAATCCGGTGACGGGACAAAAAACAAAATGTAACGAAGCTATTACAACCTTTGTGGCCATCGATCAAAACGGAGCGCCTTTGCCTGTTCCGCAATTGATACCGGAAACCGAAGAAGAAAAAAAGCGTTATGATTCGGCATTACGTCGCCGTCAGTTATCCTTAATCTTAGCAGGAAGAATGAAGCCGGATGAAGCTACTGAGTTGAAAGCTTTGTTTGTTAAGGATTAGAGGAGTTCGAAGTTGGGAGTTCGTAGATGGGAGTGAGTGTGGAATTATGTATGGTGTTGTCAGGCTGGTGTTATGTGCCGTTCTTTTACTCTTCGTCATCGTCAGTGTCCTCATAGTTAAATTCAACTTTGCTTTGAATTACTATTTCGTCAAGGATTTTATTTAAGTACCCTTGTTTTACGGCAGAATTAAATCTTTCGGTTAGTGTCGGGATATTTATAATTTCTTCAACGCAACTCATGAATTTGGTGACAATTGCTTTGGCAGAATATATTTTGAGGGCGTTTTCCTCAATCTTTTTTATTAGAACTTCACTTGATTCATTAGCTTTAATTACGAAAGTTATTGGGTATTTTTCTAATTTGTGAATGTCTAGGAAGTATTTTTTGAAATCCAATGTTTCAGTAACTTGAAAAAATCTACCAATTGGTTTCATGACAAAGTCAATTCCCCCGTCATTAGCGTTAGTTCTTCCTGTTTTATAGAGCGATAGATTTTCTTCTTTGAGAGTTTCTAATTTAAGCTCATAACCCCAGTAAATTTTTTGGTCATGATAGAAGTATTTTAAAATGGAATAGCTAATGATCTCAAATAATCTGGCGTCAACATTTGGGGCTAATTGTGAAAGTATAAACCCTTCAACTTCTTTATGCTTTTCTGGTTTCAAATGTTGAAGTTCTTGACATGAAAGCAAAAACCTTTCAAAAGACTGCATTTTTGTCTTCACATATTCATCAATGATTTTAATTACCGCTGAAGCGATGTCAAATTCTGTTTTGCCAATTTTAATTCGCAAAAGGTTTTGATTAAACCAATACCTTTCTGATTCAGCGATACGATTTATGGGAGTGAAATCAAGAGTTGGAAATAGATTTTCAAACTCAGAGTTCAAACGATTATTCAACGCGTGGTTTTGAAGATTTGTTCCAAAAGGAAGTTCTCTTTGTCTTTGAAAGAGTTTATTATAAATAGCGCCCTCGTAAGCAGAGTAGTCACCTTTTTCATGAAAACCATTGGTGATGTAGTCTTCCACCAAAACGTAAATAGCGTATATATTCGCAAAGCTGCCACGGGCTTTCGAACCCTTACTTGCTGATTTGGTCTTGCGGTTTAAATATTGGATTAAATGGCTATGCTTAAAAATGTCTTCGGAGTTTTTTCCAAAGTGCTTTGCTAATATTTCCTTAATGTTTGCGGTGAATGTATGTTCCATTTGGCTCTTCAAATAATTTTAATGTGTTAGCCGTAGCTATTTTTTCTGTTTCAAAGGTGCGAATTTCTTTTTTTAATTTCTCTCCTTTAAACTCTTTTGCTAATTGTAATCTTCGTAAGCCAATTTTTACATATTCGTCTTGCAATTCTATGCCAATGGAATTTCTACCAAGCTCCTTTGCAACAAAGCAAGTTGTAAAAGTTCCAGAAAATGGATCCATTACCAAATCACCTGCGTTAGAACTTGCTCTGATAATTCGTTCAAGTAAAGCAATTGGTTTCTGTGTAGGGTGATTTTCGTATTCTTCCATACGATAACGAACCCTTGAAAACTCCCACACATTACCAGGGACTTTTTCGGAATTGTAAACTGTCGGAACAGCTTTACGGTAGTCAATAAGTTTTCGTTTTGCTCCTGTTTTTGCTTCTACTAAAATGTCGTTTGTATTGAATGTATAATTATTTTTGTCTTTAACGCAAAACAAAATTGGCTCATACATTGAACCATAATATTTTTTTGCTTGCACCCCAGAACTATCATAAGACCAAACAAGTCTTGAAAGGATAGTTAATTTATTTCGTAAGTGAATATCAAAATAAGGCATAAATTGTGTCGCTGTCATTACATAAAAACTACCGTTTGGTTTCAGTTTTTGAATACACAGGTCTAGCCATTCATAGCACCATTTCAAATATGCTTCCTCCGTTTTCCATTTTTCAATATGTCCATTAAAGTTTTTACCGATATTGTATGGTGGGTCGGCAAATATTAAGTCCACTGAGTTGTCTGGTAGTTTTTTTAATGCTTCCAAAGCGTCTCCGTGAATAATTTTATGTTGTTCGTTTCCTAATATTTCCATTGTCAAACTTATATTTTATAATGTCTCAAAGATAGTCAAAACGCAGGTCGATTCTTTAGAGTCAAGGGTCGTTTTATTCACAAATTTCCAATCAAAATACTGTTCTTCAGAATGGCACATAACGTTCCGCGAGTAGACGTAGGCGGATATTATTGCTTCCTCTGTCTATACGCACAATGTTAATTTAAAGATACAAATGTTTATTAGCGAGTGCAAAATAAATTCGCGCGTCAGCGCACCTTAATTCCGCACCGATCGATGACCGAGTCCGCCCGCTTACGTTTATTTGCTGTTACTGGCTGGTGTTTATACTTTTTTAAATGGGTCGTCGTTGTCCATTGGTCGTAACGTTACGCCTTTAATGCGAAAACTAAATTGCTTGAAGTCGACTTTTGTATAACCACTACTCATAAGTATTTTCTTTATGCTGTCGATGGTTTGCTTACTAACATTACAGCCAAAATAAATTGATGTTAAAGATTCTTTGTTAAATGATTTTACACCTCTAACATTTGTCAATATGCGCCATTCGTCTTCTTTGCTCCATGCAGTGCGCTTGGTCAAAAGAGCCTTCGGTAATTCGTCCATGGAATTAATTTCAGGGAAAGCGTCGTCGTAAATTACTTTATTGAGTTTTTCATGAAGGTCAGGCGTCTTAGAGAGGTCAAATTCTAAACAAACACCTTTGTTATTGTCGGCATAATGCGCCCACATTAATTCGTTTAAAGCATTAGTCGTAAAACAAGAAACACTCCAGCCCATTAGTCCACCGAAAAGCATATTGTAAAAGCCATTCATCCAGTCATTAGTCTTGAGCATTGGAAGCATGATTTCAAAAAATTTGTCTTGACTAACGTCTTTGAATTGTGGTATACCCTTTTGAAGATCGGTAAAAAAGTCGCTGGAACTTTTCTTTAATAGTGAAATTAAAAACGCGTCTGAGAGCGCGTACTTACAGTCAAACGGGTCGTTAAGTTCATTTTGGTGCGAAAACCACAATTGTCCGTTTGTCAAGAGGTCAACAAGATGTTGATTAACTCTATGATATTTGTAAACAATATTTGGTCTTTCGGTTGTCGTCATAACACTTGCCAGTAACTTCCATATTTTACCCTAAGCTTGCAATCTTTGCAAGATTGGGATGATTTTATGACTCCAGCTAGGTAAGCTAATTTAAATATTTAAAAGTAAAATTCAAAGGTTGTTTTAGTTGGGAGTTCGCAGAGGGTGGAGCAAATGAATTACGAAATGTCTACGAACTCAATTAAAATCAATCTCCTTCACTAAGGAGCAATGAGACTTCCTCTTTTAATTTCGGAATATGATTAATCACGATGCTCCAAATTAACTCATCAGATATTTTGTCATAACCGTGAATGATGCGGTTACGTGTGCCAACAATTTTGTCTGCATTGTTTAGTTTGAAATCAGGGTTCTTTTTTGAAATTCTGTTAACTGCCTCGCCTATAATTTCCAAATCCCTTTCAATCGCTCTTTTTGTTTTAATGTCGGCTACATACTCTTCAAATAGTTTTTGTTTGCCATCATAATAACTTTCAATCTCATTGATGGATTGAAGTACGTCGTATAGCCAGGTTTTAATCTCTATGTCCATACACTATTTGTTTGGATGAGTCAATAGATTCTCTTAAGAAAGGATTATTAATGGCTTTATCCTCCAATAAATCTACTGGTCTTTGAAGTATTTTTTCAAGTGAACTTTTCAAATTAAAATAATTGTCGGCGTAATCATAAAGGCTAACATTGTTAAACGAAACAATAAAATCAACATCACTTTTTTTTGAAAATCCGGGAGTTAGAACAGAGCCAAAAACAAAGAGTTTAGAGACGTTATATTTTGAACATAAGTCCCTGATTAAATCAATATTTGACTCTAAAATACCCATAAGGTAAAGATACATTATTTTTTGTTGATTTTCAACCTTAAGAACTATGGACTCTCAGTCTACGAGCTACGAACTACCAACTAATCTCACATCAATCTCATTCATGCATTTGAAATGTCCTTTCGGGCATTTACCGTAACCTAACTTAGAACAAGGACGGCATTTTAAATTTTTTACTTCTAATAGTTGACTGCCTTCACCCGCTTTATATGGATACATACCAAACTCAGGAATGGTATTTCCCCACAACGAATAAATCTTTTTGCCAAAGGCTGAAGCAATGTGCATGAGTCCGGTGTCGGAGGTTATTATAAATGATGAATGTTGAATGATGGATGCGGATTGATTGAGCGAGTAGTTACCGCAAATGTTGATGGCGTTTTTACATTTTGAAACCACTTGCTCCGCTATGCTTGAATCTTCTTTTCCTCCCAATAAAACAAGAGGGAGTTTAGAGTTGTTACAGATTTCAATTAATTTATTTACCGGAATTTTTTTGGTGTAATAAGAACCGCCCACCACCAAAGCTATGTAACCTTTGTTTAATTCAGAATGAATGGTGCTGAGGTCGACATTGTCTTTTTCCGAAATAAAATAATCTAATCCCTTGCCGTCATCTTTTACGCCTAATGAACTAACGGTTTGCAGATAGCGCTGAACGATGTGTATATCGGGTAAAAGGTTTTTACTCTTTAAAGCAACAGCTAAAAATTTTCTGACATTTAACTTATCAAAGGCTACACTTTTTTTTCCGAGCGCTAACTTTAAACGGCGGCTGCGAAGATTGTTGTGCAGATCGACCAACACATCGTAGTTTTCCTTTTTAAGTGCCGGAATAACTTCATTAATATCTTTTTCGAACGTAATGAGTTTATGAATATAGGGATTGTGTTCCAGTGTACTTTTAAAAGAAGCTTTGCATACAAAATGAATTTCAGCATTTTTAATTTGTTGCGCACAACAACGAACCACCGGCGTTGTTAAAACAATATCGCCGATAGAGCTGAAACGTATGATAAGAATTTTCAATTAAATAAGTTAACTTTGTAAAGTTAGCAAATTGATTTAATTTTCATGTTCATCGATACACATACACATCTTTATTCCGAAGAATTCAATCACGATCGTAATCAGATTATCAAAAAAGCCATAGGTGCCGGCGTTAAGAAATTATTTTTGCCCAATATCGACAGCACAAGCATTGAGGGGATGTTGCAATTGGAAAAGGAATATCCTGAGAATTGCTTTCCTATGATGGGTTTGCATCCTTGTTCGGTAAATGAAAATGTGGAGCAGGAATTAAAAATTGTGGAAGAGTGGTTAGGGAAAAGAAAGTTTTGCGCGGTTGGTGAAATCGGTATGGATTTATATTGGGATAAAACTTTTTTCGAGCAGCAAAAAATGGCCTTTCAAAAACAAATTGATTGGGCTTTGCACTATGATTTACCCATTGTGATTCACTGTCGCGATGCCTTTGATGAAATATTCGATGTATTGTCTGCAAATAAAAAATTACCAAAAGGAATTTTCCATTGTTTCAGCGGAAATTTAGAGCAAGCGAATAAAATAATTGAATTGGGATTTAAATTGGGAATTGGCGGCGTGGTGACGTTTAAAAATTCGGGCTTGGATAAAGTGGTTGAGCAATTAGATATGCAACATTTAGTTTTGGAAACGGATTCGCCTTATTTAGCGCCGGTACCGTTTCGAGGAAAGCGTAACGAAAGTTCCTATTTGATGATGGTTGCCGAAAAGGTTGCGCAACTCAAGAACTCAACAATTGCTGAAGTAGCAGAAATTACCACCAAAAACGCGGAGGAAATTTTTAATTGAGGTCTCCCGCAGATAGCGCGGATTTACGCAGAGGATTTAAAATATATAAATGGTCAGTTCGTCTCAATGGCTATCGGGAGTAGTCGCGAACTGATATAACGTGTCTCGACTCCGCTCAACGTGACATATTAAATAAATTCTTCGCGTTTAAAATAATCGACAATGGCATCAATGATTAATTTGTTTTGATGCTTTGGCTCCAGAAATGGTAAATTCTCTTTTAATTCCCAATGCGGCCATCCTTCTTCATCACGACCTTTATACTCGTAAAAACCAAAGGGCTCCAATAGTGTGCAAATCGCAATATGCATCACTTCCAGTTTTTGATCCTTTTTAAATTTTTGATGAAGTTTGCCGAGCTCTTGCAATCCGATTAAATATAAAATGGCATCATAATCCATTTCATTGCCGAAGCGCTCATTTAGTTTTTCCTGTAATACTTGCCAATCACTTTTCATCTCTATCGCGCTTAAACAAATCAAAATGGGCTTCAATAAATTCCAACAAATCTTCTTTACCTGTCTTTTTCTCGGCGGAGGTGATGATGTAATTTGGTTCGTCTTCAAAAATGTAAGACACCTTTAATAAGTAATTTTCCAGATTTTTTTTCAATTCACTTTTACTGAGTTTATCGGCTTTTGTGAATACAATACAAAACGGAACATTTTTTTTGCCGAGCCATTCCATAAATTCCGCGTCAATTTGCTGAAGCGGTAATCGGTAATCAACCAATACAAATAAACAAACAAGATTACTGCGCGTGGTAATATAATCTGTAATGATTTTTTCAAATTCGCCTCTAACAACTTTACTTGTTTTAGCGTAACCGTATCCGGGCAAATCCACCAAATACCAATTATCATTAATTAAAAAATGATTAATGATTTTTGTTTTTCCGGGAGTGGAAGAGGTGTGTGCTAATTTATTATTGTTGCACAACATGTTAATGAGTGAACTCTTTCCAACGTTGCTTCGTCCAATAAAAGCATACTCCGGCATCACCGGTTTAGGGCATTCCGTTATTTTGGCCGATGACTTGGCGAATATGGCTTTTTTTATTTGCAAGATAATTTCAATTAAAGCAATCCTTTTTCCTGTAAGTAGGAATTAAGATGGCGTTCTTTTTTGCTTTCATAAATATCGGAAATCCTCACCAGGATACCGGTTTCTTCAACGCCACCAAACGTTGGGTTAATGGCAGTACCAAAAACACGCATGGTGCTCGATAAATTCATGTAAGCATTCATCAACGGCGGAATGTTTTCACCCAAGGCACGTACTTTTTTGTTTAAAACACTGTGTCCTTCTTTATACGGTAAATTTTTTATTTCATTCAAAAAATCGGTAACATCCGTTTTATGTTGAACCGAATGAATGGGTTTAACTAAGTTATCCGGATCCGGAAAATAATGTTTTAAAAAAGCGAGTATATAATCACGTGCCGTTACATTAAAATCGGTGTACATGGTTACTTTACCATAATAGTATTGAATGTATGGGTTGTCGATTACAATGGCTCCCAATCCGTCCCATAAATTATCCAAACTAAATAAGCCCTTTCTGAATTGCTCCGAAGGTTGATACATGGGTTGAATAAACGAGCGACCTAATTCAATAGTATAGGGTAGAAATTCAGCATAAAATTTCGGACTGAAATCAAATAGTTCGGTCGTTGCTAAATGTACTTTTCCATCTCTAAATTCGGCATCTTTACAGGCAATATAGCGGTAGGCTCCAACTATTTCCTGATCTTCCGGGTTCCAAACCAATAATTGCTTATAAGGATGTGAGCTTAAATCATATTCATCTATATCAATTTCTTTACCGGTTCCGCCACCGGCATGTCTAAAGGTCACCTCACGTAAACGGCCGATTTCACGCATAACGTTAGGCGAATCGTTATTAGTGATAATATAAATTTCGTTATTGCCGTTATTGGTCTTACGCACATAGCGGTCTTTGTTCAATTCGGCCACAAGGGCCTCTCTTGGAACTTTGTCAATTATTGGCTGCATAGTCAATAGGCCATAAAGATAACCATTAAAGTAGCAAACTAAAATGCTAATAATCCATAATTTTATTATCTTTACATAAACTTTTAAGAAATGAAGAAGTTATTGATATTGGTTCCGGCTCTTTTTATGATGATTTCTTGTAAAAAGAATTACAGTTGTACTTGTAACGAAGTAAGTACTGTGCAAAATGGTGGTTATATTAACCAAACACAGTATAACGTGAAAGAATACAACGAGCAAGGAGCACGCGACCGTTGTACAGATATGTACGTTAACAATGTGGCGCCTAAAGGCGATCACAAGTGTGAAGTCATGAACGTTAAATAATTTGCCGGCTAAAAATGGCAAATGTGTTCGAATTTAACGGGTATAAACCTGTTATACATAAATCCGCTTTTATTCATCCAAATGCAACCGTAACCGGTAATGTTATTATTGGTCGCGATGTATATGTTGGTCCCGGTGCTGCTATTCGTGGCGATTGGGGACAAATCATCATTGAAGATGGATGTAACGTTCAGGAAAATTGCACGATTCATATGTTTCCTGGCACTACTGTCTTGTTAAAAGAGGGGGCTCATATCGGCCACGGAGCTATTATTCATGGCGGTACCATTGGTAAAAATGTATTAGTGGGGATGAATAGTGTAGTGATGGATAATGTGGTCGTTGGTGATGAGTGTATCATTGGCGCCCTTTGTTTTGTTCCTGCCGATACGGTAATACCAAAACGTAAGGTAGTGGTTGGAAATCCCGGAAAAGTGATCAAAGATGTAAGTGATGCCATGATTGCCTGGAAGACAGAAGGTACAAAGCTGTATCAGCAGTTACCTTATGAATGTCATACCACTTTAAGGGAATGTGAGCCATTGCAGCGTGAGCCGGCCTACCGTCCTGTGCAACAGGATATTTATAAAACCTGGGCTGATACCAAAAAGCCTTCCGCAACTCCTAAAAAGGAGAATGTAAAATCTAAAAAAGAACCTAAAAAGCAGGCTAAAAAAGCACCTATTTCTAAGTCAAAAAAGAAAAAGAAATAGTTCTTTGCAGGTTATTTTAAATCAATTAGCTTTATAATTCTAATCCCGATAGTTATCGGGATAAAATTGTATTCCTAAAATTATGTTAAGATTACAATTTTGATTTAAATACGCTCTTTATTGGCATTTTATTTGATTTAAATACTTTCAATATTTGTAAAATCTAAACACTATGAAAAAATTATTTTTATTGGCTATTGCCTTCGTAACATTAACCGCCGCTGTAAAATCTGATGGTGATAAAATTCCTGCTGCAACGTTAAAAAAACTGGATGGTTCCAAAGTGAACTCTTCTACTTTTAGCAATGACGGTAAACCTATCGTGATTAGTTTCTGGGCAACCTGGTGTAAGCCATGTAAGAAAGAATTGGACGCTATTGCTGAAAATTATGCCGATTGGCAAAAGGAAACCGGTGTTAAGTTAATCGCAATTTCTATTGATGATGCACGTAGCTCAAGTAAAGTAGTAACCGATGTTAAGACCAAAGGTTGGGAATATGAGGTTTATATCGATGAAAATCAAGATTTCAAACGCGCTATGAATGTAAATAACGTACCTCATACTTTTTTAATTGACGGTAGCGGTAAAATAGTTTGGAGTCACAATTCTTATGCAGAGGGTGACGAAGATAAATTGTACGAAAACATTCAAGCATTAGCAAAGGGCGAAAAACTAAAGCACTAAAAAATTTATGACGTTTTTAAAGACTTCGGTAAAGTTATTTCTTTTTGGAATTCTGGTTGCAGGTGTGCAAACCGTTAGAGCACAAAATCCGGTAGTAGATGAATTAAATTCAATACACGGAAATTTTCAGATAGATGCTCAATATTACGAAACCGATTCTTTAATTGGTGCTCCTAAAGTTCCGGAGAAATTATTATCGAACGTTTTTGGAAACATTAATTATACCCGTGGTAAATTTTCGGCGGGTGTTCGTTATGAAGCTTACAACAATGTTCGTCAGGGTTTCCTTCCTTCCTACAAAGGTGAAGGTATTGTCAATCGCTTTGCACGTTATCAAACGGATTTATTGGATATTACCATTGGTAATTTTTACGAGCAATTCGGAAACGGATTAATGTTGCGCGCTTACTACGAACCGGGATTACTTTATGACAATTCTATTGATGGAGCACGAATTATTTCAAGTCCTTATAAAGGTTTTACGTTTAAGGGAATTATTGGCAAGCAACGTTTATTCTTTGGAAAGGGACCGGGAATTGTGCGTGGCTTCGATGGAGAGTTAAACGTGAATGAATTGTTTGATTCTATTCTTGGTAACAAAAAAACACGTGTAATTTTAGGTGGAAGTTTCGTAAGTAAGTATCAAGCTGATCAAGACAATAACTTAGTAATTCCGGAGAATGTTGGTTGTTACGGCGGGCGTATTAACATTATCCGCGACGGATTTAATTTTAATACAGAGTACGCTTATAAAATAAATGATCCAACAGCAGATAATAATGGGTCGTATAAATTTGGCGATGCTTTATTTTCTACCATCTCTTACGCAGGAAAAGGATTCTCCATTTTACTTCAGGGAAAACGTCTGGATAACATGAGTTACCGCAGCGATAGAAATGAAAGCTTACAAAACTTATTAATTAATTATTTACCTGCAACTACAAAACAACATTCATATACCTTATTAGCATTGAACCCATACGCTACACAATTAAATGGCGAAATTGGATTCATGGCCGAATTACAGTATAAGGTAAAGAAAGGTTCAATCATTGGCGGTAAGTACGGAATGGAAATTACATTAAACTATTCTCAAGCTTCCGGTTTAAATCAATACGGTGTTTCCGATTCTTTAACTAGTAGAACCTATTATCAAACGAAATGGGATTTTGCCGAATTGGGTGATGATAATAAGAGATACTATCACGATTTCTTTGTTGAAATCAATAAAAAGTTCAATAAAAAAATTAAGGCAACTTTTGTTTACGCGAATCAGTTTTATAACCGTAATATTATTCAGTTTAATGCTCCTAATGCCGGTTACAAAAATCTACGTGCGCAAATTGGGGTGATTGATGTCACTTACAAATACAAATCATCTTCTTCTATCCGCTTTGAGTTTCAAGGATTGTTTGCAGAGAAAGTGGATGGAAAGGAAGTGGCAACGAACTCTAACTTAATTGCGAAAGGCGATTGGGCAACGGGTATGATCGAATGGTGGCCAAATGGACATTTATTCATTGCTGTTTTTGATCAATGGAATTTTGGTAACCCTGATCCTAAATTACAAGTTCATTATTATTTAGGAACGATTGGATATAACAAAGATGCACACCGTATTTCATTAAGTTATGGTAAACAAAGCGCCGGTATTTTTTGTGTTGGTGGTGTTTGCCGCGTAGTTCCTGCATCTAATGGTATAACATTATCTATAACCAGCAGCTTTTAACAAATAGAAATTGATTAAATGATTAACTTAGGTATAGAAATCAAAAGCATGAAAAATATTGCATTATTAATACTTCCGGTGATTTTATTTTTTGCCTGTGATAAGGTAGAGAATCCGAATCAAAACCCTGATGCTGTGACTGATTGTACGGTTAATCCGCACTTCGTAAAGTCTAATCTTACCAAAATGAATTTCAGAAAGGTATTGGTAGAAGATTATACCGGCCACACCTGTGGTAACTGTCCGCGCGCGGCAGAAAATGCTACCACTATTGTTAACCGTCACGGTGATAGCGTTGTAGTTATTGCGGTGCATGCAGGAACACAATTTGCACCTCCGGTTCCTCCTAATTATCCGGAAGATTTCCGTACACCGGCAGGAACTGATTGGGATAATTTTTTAGGCATGTCTGCAGCCGGATTACCAAAGGGATGCGTAAACCGTTCACAAACTCCATACCCTCAGCCTCGCACGACCTGGTCGGTAACGGTTGATGCTTTATTAAATAATCCGCAAGACGCTAAAATGTTGGTGACAACAACACTTGACACAACACAATTGTTATTAAATGTAGAGGTTAAAACAACTTTCTTAAAGGCATTTACGGATGATGTTTTTTTAAGCGTGGTGATTACTGAAGATAGTATTATTGGTGCACAAAAGGATTATTCACCACCGGTAGGTGCTACTGTAATTAACGGTGATGAAAGACCTGATTATAATTTCGAGCATACACTAAGAGGCGCTGTTAATGGTTCATGGGGAGATGAAATAAAGAAGGCGCCTATTGCAATTAATGACACCGTAACTAAAACTTATAAATGTTTTAAATTAAATCCTTGGCCGGTAAAGCCGTCCAATCCAAAGTATAATTTAAAGCATACGAGTGTGGTTGTGTTTATTTATAAAGCAAGTAATAAGGAAATTATTCAGGTGGAGAAGGTGCATATCATGTAAAAGTACTATCTAAAATTAAAAGCCCGTTATTAAACGGGCTTTTTTTATATTCGTACATGCAATTCGGACTAATAGGTAAGAAATTATCACATTCATTTTCTAAAAAATATTTTGAAGAAAAATT is a window of Bacteroidota bacterium DNA encoding:
- a CDS encoding TlpA family protein disulfide reductase, which encodes MKKLFLLAIAFVTLTAAVKSDGDKIPAATLKKLDGSKVNSSTFSNDGKPIVISFWATWCKPCKKELDAIAENYADWQKETGVKLIAISIDDARSSSKVVTDVKTKGWEYEVYIDENQDFKRAMNVNNVPHTFLIDGSGKIVWSHNSYAEGDEDKLYENIQALAKGEKLKH
- a CDS encoding transferase hexapeptide repeat family protein; amino-acid sequence: MANVFEFNGYKPVIHKSAFIHPNATVTGNVIIGRDVYVGPGAAIRGDWGQIIIEDGCNVQENCTIHMFPGTTVLLKEGAHIGHGAIIHGGTIGKNVLVGMNSVVMDNVVVGDECIIGALCFVPADTVIPKRKVVVGNPGKVIKDVSDAMIAWKTEGTKLYQQLPYECHTTLRECEPLQREPAYRPVQQDIYKTWADTKKPSATPKKENVKSKKEPKKQAKKAPISKSKKKKK
- a CDS encoding Omp28-related outer membrane protein, with protein sequence MINLGIEIKSMKNIALLILPVILFFACDKVENPNQNPDAVTDCTVNPHFVKSNLTKMNFRKVLVEDYTGHTCGNCPRAAENATTIVNRHGDSVVVIAVHAGTQFAPPVPPNYPEDFRTPAGTDWDNFLGMSAAGLPKGCVNRSQTPYPQPRTTWSVTVDALLNNPQDAKMLVTTTLDTTQLLLNVEVKTTFLKAFTDDVFLSVVITEDSIIGAQKDYSPPVGATVINGDERPDYNFEHTLRGAVNGSWGDEIKKAPIAINDTVTKTYKCFKLNPWPVKPSNPKYNLKHTSVVVFIYKASNKEIIQVEKVHIM
- a CDS encoding GNAT family N-acetyltransferase translates to MQPIIDKVPREALVAELNKDRYVRKTNNGNNEIYIITNNDSPNVMREIGRLREVTFRHAGGGTGKEIDIDEYDLSSHPYKQLLVWNPEDQEIVGAYRYIACKDAEFRDGKVHLATTELFDFSPKFYAEFLPYTIELGRSFIQPMYQPSEQFRKGLFSLDNLWDGLGAIVIDNPYIQYYYGKVTMYTDFNVTARDYILAFLKHYFPDPDNLVKPIHSVQHKTDVTDFLNEIKNLPYKEGHSVLNKKVRALGENIPPLMNAYMNLSSTMRVFGTAINPTFGGVEETGILVRISDIYESKKERHLNSYLQEKGLL
- a CDS encoding TatD family hydrolase — its product is MFIDTHTHLYSEEFNHDRNQIIKKAIGAGVKKLFLPNIDSTSIEGMLQLEKEYPENCFPMMGLHPCSVNENVEQELKIVEEWLGKRKFCAVGEIGMDLYWDKTFFEQQKMAFQKQIDWALHYDLPIVIHCRDAFDEIFDVLSANKKLPKGIFHCFSGNLEQANKIIELGFKLGIGGVVTFKNSGLDKVVEQLDMQHLVLETDSPYLAPVPFRGKRNESSYLMMVAEKVAQLKNSTIAEVAEITTKNAEEIFN
- a CDS encoding YihA family ribosome biogenesis GTP-binding protein — its product is MQIKKAIFAKSSAKITECPKPVMPEYAFIGRSNVGKSSLINMLCNNNKLAHTSSTPGKTKIINHFLINDNWYLVDLPGYGYAKTSKVVRGEFEKIITDYITTRSNLVCLFVLVDYRLPLQQIDAEFMEWLGKKNVPFCIVFTKADKLSKSELKKNLENYLLKVSYIFEDEPNYIITSAEKKTGKEDLLEFIEAHFDLFKRDRDEK